Proteins encoded by one window of uncultured Draconibacterium sp.:
- a CDS encoding AAA family ATPase, which produces MIIKSISIKNFKSYYNENVYSFSDGLNIISGHEGAGKSNMFDAFMWALFFRLSNLKKDVILDESNVSYINDRIKNEYFISSSDKTIECEVKVQLEIKKGDELRTYEIVRRKIIFLNKDSLGRNFYERNVWSYEKSELQVSWQDKNFNQREFEGRNAEGELDRIFPEKIRKYIWFQGEQLNELLDFDNKETLRKAVDYISYLSTYENMESVIRNVNNFIDTKVKNKISSNTREKNKFKKLSDRLEQLETNISEAKAKKIKYESDLKELEEEETVQNDKLAVLAGFPELKSKEGQLIGKVESLKNEVSNLNQKEKELFVQKWMFKGTDELYRQAEKEIDKFVEYRLNLISDNDKQLEEGVPGDGLIRKMIKKQHCIICDREALKGSPEYISIVGHLDANKKLKPRDPEIEALYEKVLNLKGKTSQFLFKLKDINKEIQSHKALIANKQIERNKSNSDLKIVREKIKEIIREKGHEVLKMNPANINSTLKRIREDKSKLQKYIFNNASAIQIYSSEKVEKYNEITKLKDPKSGEILEQKLKDYVDHIEHLIKDQTRQEKIELIKSIEHTANEIQRNIAEINNVVIVKVKINPDDYSIDFVDAAGNPNDGHGAQNTLAKMSIINAIVRLSNEKKGEDYPFIADAPTSEFGKEFTDRFLESIANTYKQVIIITKDLVKDINRYKKLSFVSKVDEIEKECIEEVALSTNSITVKK; this is translated from the coding sequence ATGATTATCAAGAGTATCTCAATAAAAAACTTTAAGTCCTATTATAACGAGAATGTATATAGTTTTTCAGATGGTTTAAATATTATTTCTGGTCATGAGGGAGCAGGTAAATCAAATATGTTTGATGCTTTCATGTGGGCGTTGTTTTTTAGACTCTCTAATTTGAAAAAAGATGTTATTCTAGATGAATCCAATGTGAGCTATATTAATGATAGAATCAAAAATGAATATTTTATTAGCTCTTCTGATAAAACAATTGAATGTGAAGTCAAAGTTCAATTAGAAATAAAAAAAGGCGATGAATTAAGAACTTACGAAATTGTGCGTAGGAAAATCATTTTTTTAAATAAAGATAGTTTAGGTAGGAATTTCTACGAAAGAAATGTTTGGTCATATGAGAAATCAGAATTACAGGTTAGTTGGCAAGATAAGAATTTCAACCAAAGAGAATTTGAAGGCAGAAATGCTGAAGGAGAGTTGGATAGAATTTTTCCAGAGAAGATAAGAAAATATATATGGTTTCAAGGGGAACAGTTGAATGAGTTGTTGGATTTTGATAATAAGGAAACATTACGGAAAGCTGTAGATTACATATCCTATCTTTCAACTTATGAAAATATGGAATCAGTAATTCGTAATGTTAACAACTTCATAGATACGAAGGTTAAAAATAAAATATCCTCGAATACACGTGAGAAAAATAAATTTAAAAAATTGAGTGATCGACTAGAACAACTAGAGACAAATATTAGCGAAGCAAAAGCCAAAAAAATTAAATATGAGAGCGACCTTAAAGAACTTGAGGAAGAGGAGACTGTGCAGAATGATAAGTTAGCAGTTCTGGCAGGTTTCCCAGAGTTGAAATCAAAAGAAGGTCAGTTGATTGGTAAAGTTGAATCCTTAAAGAATGAAGTTTCAAATCTTAATCAAAAAGAAAAGGAACTCTTTGTCCAAAAGTGGATGTTTAAAGGAACAGATGAACTTTATCGTCAGGCAGAAAAGGAAATAGATAAGTTTGTCGAGTATCGTTTGAATCTCATTTCTGATAACGATAAACAGCTAGAAGAAGGGGTGCCGGGGGATGGTTTAATTAGAAAAATGATTAAAAAACAACATTGTATAATCTGTGATAGAGAGGCTCTTAAGGGATCACCAGAATATATTTCTATAGTGGGGCATTTAGATGCGAATAAGAAATTAAAACCTCGAGATCCAGAGATAGAAGCTTTATATGAGAAAGTATTAAATCTTAAAGGAAAAACCTCTCAATTCTTGTTCAAACTGAAAGATATAAATAAGGAAATTCAATCGCACAAAGCTTTGATTGCAAACAAACAGATTGAAAGGAATAAAAGTAATTCGGATTTAAAAATAGTACGGGAGAAAATCAAGGAAATTATAAGAGAAAAGGGCCATGAAGTTTTAAAAATGAATCCTGCAAATATTAATTCTACATTAAAGAGAATCAGAGAGGATAAGTCAAAACTACAAAAGTATATTTTTAATAATGCGTCTGCTATACAAATATATAGTTCTGAAAAAGTTGAGAAATATAATGAGATTACAAAATTAAAAGATCCTAAGTCTGGTGAAATATTGGAACAAAAATTAAAAGATTATGTGGATCATATTGAACATTTAATAAAGGATCAGACAAGACAGGAAAAGATTGAACTTATTAAAAGCATCGAACATACTGCCAATGAAATCCAGCGCAATATTGCTGAAATAAACAATGTTGTTATTGTTAAGGTGAAAATAAATCCAGATGATTATTCCATAGACTTTGTTGATGCAGCAGGGAATCCTAATGATGGGCATGGAGCACAAAATACTTTAGCCAAAATGAGTATCATAAACGCAATTGTGCGTCTTTCTAATGAAAAAAAGGGAGAGGATTACCCGTTTATTGCGGATGCTCCAACTTCTGAATTTGGAAAAGAGTTTACTGATAGATTTTTAGAGTCAATTGCTAATACGTATAAGCAAGTTATCATCATTACCAAAGACCTAGTGAAAGATATCAATAGATATAAAAAGTTATCATTTGTATCAAAAGTAGATGAAATAGAAAAGGAATGCATAGAGGAGGTGGCTCTATCAACAAATAGTATCACTGTAAAAAAATAA